One genomic window of Citrobacter sp. Marseille-Q6884 includes the following:
- a CDS encoding phage portal protein gives MGKQKSRKANAQKASKPQQLNASAPPKTTAFTFGEPVPVLDKRDILDYVECISNGKWYEPPVSFSGLAKSLRSAVHHSSPIYVKRNVLASTYIPHPLLSRQDFSRFALDYLVFGNAFLEQRHSVTGQLIKLLTSPAKYTRRGVDDSIFWFVENFTLPHEFAPDTVFHLLEPDINQEIYGLPEYLSALNSAWLNESATLFRRKYYQNGAHAGYIMYVTDPAQSATDVESLREAMRNSKGLGNFKNLFFYAPGGKPDGIKIVPLSEVATKDDFFNIKKASAADLMDAHRVPFQLMGGKPENIGSLGDVEKVAKVFVRNELSPLQDRFREVNDWLGMEVIRFKEYTLDNPE, from the coding sequence ATGGGTAAGCAAAAATCCCGTAAAGCCAACGCACAAAAGGCCAGCAAACCACAACAACTGAACGCCAGCGCACCGCCAAAAACGACAGCGTTCACCTTCGGCGAGCCGGTGCCGGTACTCGATAAGCGCGACATTCTGGATTATGTCGAGTGCATCAGTAACGGCAAATGGTACGAGCCGCCGGTCAGCTTCTCCGGGCTGGCAAAGAGCCTGCGCTCTGCCGTGCATCACAGCTCACCGATTTACGTTAAACGCAACGTGCTCGCGAGCACCTACATTCCGCACCCATTGTTATCCCGTCAGGATTTCAGCCGTTTTGCGCTCGACTATCTGGTATTCGGCAACGCCTTTCTTGAGCAGCGCCACAGCGTCACCGGCCAGTTAATCAAGCTACTGACCTCACCGGCCAAATATACCCGTCGTGGGGTTGATGATTCGATTTTCTGGTTTGTGGAAAACTTCACTCTGCCGCATGAGTTCGCGCCTGACACCGTGTTTCACCTGCTGGAGCCTGACATTAATCAGGAAATTTACGGCCTGCCGGAATATCTCAGCGCGCTTAATTCTGCCTGGCTGAATGAATCCGCGACGCTGTTCCGTCGCAAGTATTACCAGAACGGCGCGCACGCGGGTTACATCATGTATGTGACCGACCCGGCGCAGAGCGCGACCGACGTCGAATCGCTGCGCGAGGCAATGCGCAACTCGAAAGGGCTCGGCAACTTTAAGAACCTGTTTTTCTACGCCCCCGGAGGAAAACCAGACGGCATCAAAATAGTGCCACTGAGCGAGGTCGCCACAAAGGATGACTTTTTCAATATCAAGAAAGCCAGTGCCGCCGACCTGATGGACGCGCACCGCGTGCCGTTCCAGCTTATGGGCGGCAAGCCCGAGAATATCGGCTCACTCGGTGACGTTGAGAAGGTGGCAAAGGTATTTGTGCGCAACGAGCTGTCGCCGCTACAGGACAGGTTCAGGGAGGTAAACGACTGGCTCGGCATGGAGGTCATCAGGTTCAAAGAGTACACCCTCGACAACCCGGAATAA
- a CDS encoding terminase ATPase subunit family protein: MTISTDTTLLHDPRRQASLLYWQGFSVPQIAEMLQVKRPTVQSWKQRDGWDGIAPISRVESSLEARLIQLIAKPQKTGGDFKEIDLLGRQIERLARVNRYSQTGNEADLNPNVANRNKGERKKPKKNFFSDEAIEKLEELFFDQSFEYQLQWYRAGLEHRIRDILKSRQIGATFYFSREALLRALKTGHNQIFLSASKTQAYVFREYIIQFARLVDVDLTGDPIVIGNNGAKLIFLGTNSNTAQSHNGDLYVDEIFWIPNFQKLRKVASGMASQKHLRSTYFSTPSTLAHGAYPFWSGELFNKGRSRISDRIEIDISHSALAGGQLCDDGQWRQIVTIEDALAGGCTLFDLDQLKRENSDEDFKNLFMCEFVDDKASVFPFEELQRCMVDVMEEWEDFAPFADHPFGSRPVWIGYDPSHTGDSAGCVVLAPPVVSGGKFRMLERHQWKGMDFAAQAEGIRKLTEKYNVEYIGIDATGLGLGVFQLVRSFYPAARGIRYTPEMKTAMVLKAKDTIRRGCLEYDAGATDVTQSFMSIRKTMTSSGRSATYEASRTEEASHADIAWATMHALLNEPLSAGSGMQPKSILEFN, encoded by the coding sequence TGCAGGTCAAGCGCCCGACCGTGCAGAGCTGGAAGCAGCGCGACGGCTGGGACGGCATCGCGCCGATTTCCCGCGTTGAAAGCAGCCTTGAGGCCAGGCTGATTCAGCTCATCGCCAAGCCGCAAAAGACAGGCGGCGATTTCAAAGAGATTGACCTGCTCGGGCGGCAGATTGAGCGGCTGGCGCGCGTCAACCGCTACAGCCAGACCGGCAACGAGGCCGACCTTAACCCCAACGTCGCCAACCGCAACAAAGGGGAGCGCAAAAAGCCGAAAAAGAATTTTTTCAGCGACGAGGCTATCGAGAAACTGGAGGAATTATTTTTCGACCAGTCTTTCGAGTACCAGTTGCAGTGGTACCGCGCAGGGCTGGAGCACCGCATTCGCGACATTCTCAAATCCCGCCAGATTGGCGCGACGTTCTATTTCTCCCGCGAGGCACTGCTGCGCGCGCTCAAAACCGGCCATAACCAGATATTTCTGTCAGCCAGTAAAACGCAGGCTTACGTGTTCCGCGAATACATCATCCAGTTTGCACGACTGGTCGACGTCGACCTGACCGGCGACCCGATTGTCATCGGCAACAACGGCGCAAAACTGATTTTTCTCGGTACCAATTCCAATACAGCGCAGAGCCATAACGGCGACCTGTATGTCGATGAAATATTCTGGATCCCGAACTTTCAGAAACTGCGCAAAGTCGCCTCGGGCATGGCTTCGCAGAAGCACCTGCGCTCAACCTACTTTTCGACACCTTCCACGCTGGCGCACGGCGCTTACCCCTTCTGGTCTGGCGAGCTGTTCAACAAAGGGCGCAGCCGGATTTCCGACCGCATCGAAATCGATATCAGTCACAGCGCGCTCGCCGGTGGTCAGCTCTGCGACGATGGCCAGTGGCGGCAGATTGTCACCATTGAGGACGCCCTTGCCGGTGGCTGCACCCTGTTCGACCTCGACCAGCTCAAACGCGAAAACAGTGATGAGGATTTTAAAAACCTGTTTATGTGCGAGTTTGTCGACGATAAAGCGTCGGTATTCCCGTTCGAGGAACTGCAGCGCTGCATGGTCGACGTGATGGAGGAATGGGAGGACTTTGCTCCGTTCGCCGACCATCCGTTCGGCTCGCGCCCTGTCTGGATTGGCTACGACCCGTCACACACCGGCGACAGTGCCGGGTGCGTCGTGCTCGCGCCGCCAGTGGTCTCCGGTGGCAAATTCCGCATGCTGGAGCGCCATCAGTGGAAAGGCATGGATTTTGCCGCTCAGGCAGAGGGCATCCGCAAACTGACTGAGAAATACAACGTCGAATACATCGGCATTGACGCAACCGGCCTCGGCCTCGGCGTATTCCAGTTGGTGCGCTCATTCTACCCGGCGGCACGCGGCATTCGTTACACGCCTGAGATGAAAACCGCGATGGTACTCAAGGCAAAAGACACCATTCGCCGCGGCTGTCTGGAGTACGACGCCGGGGCGACCGACGTCACGCAGTCGTTTATGTCCATCCGCAAAACTATGACCAGCAGTGGGCGCAGCGCCACCTACGAGGCCAGTCGCACCGAGGAAGCCAGTCACGCCGATATCGCATGGGCGACCATGCACGCCCTGTTAAACGAACCGCTTTCCGCCGGTAGCGGCATGCAGCCTAAATCTATTCTGGAGTTCAACTAA